One window of Pirellulales bacterium genomic DNA carries:
- a CDS encoding DUF1559 domain-containing protein, producing the protein MNRRLLGTRNRDGSAGFTLVELLVVIAIIGILIALLLPAVQAAREAARRTQCKNNLKQLSLGFLTHNSTHKTLPAGGWCSWWAGDPDMGYGREQPGGWTYNVLPFIEEGPIREIGKGLSGIRRRRALGTMIEMPVSVFYCPSRRPPKGKSVGAGFINAQPASKVFPNTDYASNGGKYVLPSDQWQNWSSVGTNDAAEAVQKLNAGHKWPVVNTSTCDGTNCMAKALRLAEILDGTSKTYMIGEKYVNVDDYEEARSDWGDNETCMMGYDWDIVRFSVKVPIQDRPGINDWNNFGSAHSGGVQMAFCDGSVQTIGYTIKKETNWSLGMRADGAAIDTTSF; encoded by the coding sequence ATGAATCGTCGGCTGCTGGGAACAAGGAATCGAGATGGTTCCGCGGGGTTTACACTCGTGGAGCTACTCGTCGTGATTGCGATCATCGGCATTTTGATCGCGCTGTTGCTCCCGGCGGTGCAAGCGGCGCGAGAAGCGGCCAGACGAACGCAGTGCAAGAACAATCTGAAACAGCTTAGCCTTGGGTTTCTTACCCACAACAGCACTCACAAGACGTTGCCCGCGGGTGGCTGGTGCAGTTGGTGGGCGGGTGACCCAGATATGGGATACGGCCGCGAACAGCCGGGCGGCTGGACCTACAATGTGCTGCCATTTATTGAAGAAGGCCCGATTCGAGAAATAGGCAAAGGGTTGTCGGGCATCAGGCGACGTAGGGCGCTTGGCACCATGATTGAAATGCCGGTCAGCGTCTTCTATTGCCCATCGCGACGCCCACCGAAAGGTAAGTCCGTTGGTGCTGGATTCATTAATGCTCAGCCGGCGTCTAAGGTTTTCCCAAATACGGACTATGCGTCAAACGGAGGAAAGTATGTGCTTCCCTCCGATCAATGGCAGAATTGGAGTAGTGTAGGTACAAATGACGCCGCGGAAGCCGTACAAAAATTGAATGCAGGTCATAAATGGCCTGTTGTTAATACGTCGACCTGCGATGGCACGAATTGCATGGCCAAAGCATTACGTTTGGCGGAGATTTTAGACGGCACATCGAAAACGTACATGATTGGCGAGAAGTATGTCAATGTCGACGACTATGAGGAAGCTCGCTCCGACTGGGGTGACAATGAGACTTGCATGATGGGATACGATTGGGATATCGTGCGATTTAGCGTGAAGGTGCCAATTCAAGATCGGCCTGGCATCAATGACTGGAACAACTTTGGAAGCGCTCATTCGGGTGGCGTACAGATGGCGTTTTGCGACGGTAGCGTGCAGACCATCGGTTACACAATCAAGAAGGAGACCAACTGGAGTTTAGGCATGCGAGCGGATGGAGCGGCCATCGACACAACCTCATTCTAA
- a CDS encoding dockerin type I repeat-containing protein, translated as MNCKSWYRRFSVMLLAGICTVPLLSSAVHAQSFGINWQGYAADYGLGAFSVSGFGSAFGVDADDWYESQSAASTFDANASNGSVSFSSPSMQGGTANLAWSGSVENLARVVFSPGWAHANDSGASPPNQPHSGEEAVLTGWLFSNLNGAGEGWTIDVQVSGLDDIATHAGVPLAYQVKLIASSDWGWFEPERILGFQPADVSDNDGNSETLNFGLLDLDNSGTFDQPDFWNSGGGHGKSFGGAADSTETFTGDTLSISIAGPNFPSWDPMSRSSLAGVVINFVTPSIPGDFNSDGNVDGADFVAWQTHFPTGSDATLEDGDADGNGTVDGADFVIWQTHFPYPPSPGQAQSVPEPSSVFLALCSSVVAAGIWSLRRIRVNLRKSIAPAAAVLAMVAMGMGTAEQANAQSFGVHWTSGWDGCGPYSIDADFGSAYGIAGADWYDADNPKSSSVTGDTLGYQFSSPSMSGATASIYWNSANIWYSNSTPGWAWSHYQENTVTPESGVTPGLPTNGDEAALAGSLSSTYESATGLGQKIQVSISGLGAIATNNGVPLTYTVTLLASDNGYPKNAVFPPASNTNPNPGFYVENFSPALVADNASNSETVNFDVLPYHPRWGSDPVLPPDQSFVQVQGPFYGSGATGESSTIFTGDTLNITLDGPYDFGGAWGDSGYGVTSLAGFMINFVNNAAPPGNAVPEPNAIALAVLSAIGLFFARRNFASA; from the coding sequence ATGAATTGTAAATCGTGGTATCGGCGGTTTTCGGTGATGTTGTTGGCCGGTATTTGTACCGTGCCTCTATTGTCTAGCGCGGTTCATGCCCAATCGTTTGGAATTAACTGGCAAGGGTACGCTGCTGATTATGGGCTCGGCGCGTTTAGCGTTTCCGGTTTTGGCTCGGCGTTTGGTGTGGATGCTGATGATTGGTACGAATCGCAATCTGCGGCTTCCACGTTTGACGCAAATGCGAGCAACGGGTCGGTGAGTTTTAGCTCGCCTTCGATGCAGGGGGGCACGGCCAATTTGGCATGGTCAGGGTCCGTCGAAAACTTGGCTCGCGTTGTCTTTTCACCCGGTTGGGCGCACGCGAACGACAGTGGCGCCTCGCCGCCAAATCAGCCGCATAGCGGGGAAGAGGCCGTTTTGACCGGTTGGTTGTTTAGTAATCTCAATGGTGCCGGCGAAGGATGGACGATTGACGTGCAAGTTTCAGGGCTCGACGACATTGCCACACACGCGGGAGTGCCTCTGGCGTATCAGGTGAAGCTGATCGCGTCGAGCGACTGGGGGTGGTTCGAACCTGAGAGAATTCTAGGTTTCCAGCCGGCGGATGTGTCGGATAATGACGGCAATTCCGAAACGCTCAATTTCGGCCTTCTCGACTTAGATAATAGTGGGACGTTCGACCAGCCTGATTTCTGGAACTCGGGTGGCGGCCATGGTAAAAGTTTTGGCGGCGCCGCCGACAGCACGGAAACTTTCACCGGCGACACGCTGAGCATCTCCATCGCAGGCCCAAACTTTCCAAGTTGGGATCCGATGTCGCGCTCATCTCTTGCAGGCGTTGTTATTAATTTTGTTACTCCTAGTATTCCTGGCGACTTCAACAGCGACGGCAACGTCGATGGGGCCGACTTCGTTGCTTGGCAGACGCATTTCCCCACGGGCAGCGATGCAACGCTCGAAGACGGCGATGCGGACGGCAATGGTACCGTGGATGGTGCCGACTTTGTGATCTGGCAAACGCATTTCCCGTATCCTCCTTCTCCGGGTCAAGCACAAAGCGTGCCCGAACCGTCCTCGGTTTTTCTAGCCCTGTGCAGTTCGGTCGTCGCTGCGGGAATTTGGTCGCTGCGGCGAATTCGCGTAAACTTGCGGAAATCCATTGCTCCGGCAGCGGCCGTGCTGGCCATGGTCGCCATGGGCATGGGTACTGCCGAGCAGGCCAATGCACAATCGTTTGGTGTTCATTGGACATCCGGATGGGACGGCTGTGGTCCCTACAGCATCGATGCTGATTTTGGTTCGGCCTACGGCATCGCGGGGGCCGATTGGTACGACGCAGATAACCCAAAGTCTAGCTCTGTGACGGGAGATACTCTCGGATATCAGTTTTCGTCCCCATCCATGAGTGGTGCCACGGCCAGCATTTATTGGAATTCGGCCAATATCTGGTACAGCAATTCAACTCCGGGCTGGGCTTGGTCGCATTACCAAGAAAATACGGTGACTCCAGAGTCGGGTGTCACTCCAGGGCTGCCGACGAATGGAGATGAGGCAGCGCTGGCCGGTTCATTGTCTAGCACGTACGAGTCCGCGACAGGGCTGGGTCAGAAGATCCAGGTGTCGATCAGTGGGCTGGGTGCAATTGCAACGAACAATGGCGTGCCGCTCACGTATACCGTCACGCTGTTAGCCTCCGATAACGGCTATCCGAAGAATGCTGTATTTCCGCCGGCCAGCAACACGAACCCCAATCCGGGATTCTACGTCGAGAATTTTTCGCCGGCGCTGGTGGCAGATAATGCTTCAAATTCGGAGACCGTGAATTTCGATGTTTTACCCTATCATCCACGATGGGGATCTGACCCGGTACTGCCTCCAGATCAGTCGTTTGTTCAAGTTCAAGGTCCGTTTTATGGCTCTGGCGCCACTGGCGAAAGCAGCACCATTTTTACGGGCGATACGCTGAACATCACACTCGACGGACCGTACGACTTCGGCGGTGCCTGGGGGGATTCGGGCTATGGGGTGACTAGCTTGGCTGGCTTTATGATCAACTTTGTGAATAATGCCGCGCCACCTGGAAACGCCGTGCCGGAGCCGAATGCTATTGCACTCGCTGTCTTGAGTGCAATTGGTTTGTTTTTTGCACGGAGAAATTTTGCATCGGCCTAA
- a CDS encoding LacI family DNA-binding transcriptional regulator translates to MQITLTDVAKKAETSVSTVSRALDGHPAISSETIERVRQIADDMRYRRVRSQRRANPAKGVLAGRTIGLLSLGLDQSLVSMPVTTEAFRGAQDALVEAGAKSHVFHMPDLSQLPVGFRTDRMDGLILTGPKFPQFAAASDTPALKQLRQLPTVWVVCDPPKAWGDSVVAADFEVGYGAAERLVASGHRNLAFLNPVPDNLMFARREDGFLSAARRLGVDVKCFCRSPAAGWHLPIETPLVAFEPVQLLVDQILASQPRRTAIFAASDSVAALVYCALGIRGLRVGHDISVIAANNTPGLLSVPYPHLATFDIQARTMGTVSVRQLATQISDKQGDKHIPIQVVLKPSFIPGESVCVLADSGSTQGR, encoded by the coding sequence ATGCAGATCACTCTCACCGACGTCGCAAAGAAGGCGGAAACATCGGTTAGCACCGTTTCCCGCGCACTCGATGGGCATCCGGCTATTAGTTCGGAAACTATCGAGCGAGTTCGGCAAATTGCCGACGACATGCGTTATCGTCGCGTCCGATCGCAGCGACGGGCCAATCCGGCGAAGGGTGTTTTGGCGGGACGGACGATCGGCCTGCTTTCTCTCGGACTGGATCAGTCGCTTGTTTCAATGCCGGTGACAACCGAGGCATTCCGCGGCGCTCAAGACGCGCTGGTCGAGGCTGGCGCGAAATCGCACGTCTTCCACATGCCAGATCTGTCGCAATTGCCGGTAGGCTTTCGCACCGATCGAATGGATGGTCTCATCCTCACCGGTCCAAAATTTCCACAATTTGCCGCTGCATCAGACACTCCTGCGCTCAAGCAACTCCGCCAACTGCCAACCGTGTGGGTCGTTTGTGATCCGCCGAAGGCTTGGGGAGATTCAGTGGTTGCGGCCGATTTTGAAGTGGGTTACGGCGCTGCGGAACGGCTTGTGGCCAGCGGCCATCGAAATTTGGCTTTTTTGAACCCCGTCCCCGACAACTTGATGTTCGCTCGGCGTGAAGACGGCTTCCTCTCCGCGGCAAGGCGCCTTGGCGTCGACGTCAAATGTTTTTGCCGCTCGCCTGCGGCCGGTTGGCATCTTCCGATAGAAACGCCGCTGGTGGCCTTCGAGCCGGTGCAATTGCTGGTCGATCAGATTTTGGCTAGCCAGCCGCGTCGGACGGCAATCTTCGCCGCGTCCGATAGCGTTGCGGCACTTGTGTACTGCGCGCTGGGGATTCGTGGGCTACGCGTCGGCCACGATATCAGCGTGATCGCCGCCAATAACACACCTGGATTGTTGTCGGTTCCCTATCCACATTTGGCCACGTTCGACATACAGGCTCGCACCATGGGCACCGTGTCGGTGCGGCAATTGGCAACTCAAATTTCGGACAAGCAGGGGGACAAGCACATCCCCATTCAAGTCGTGCTAAAGCCCTCGTTCATACCCGGTGAGTCGGTATGCGTGCTGGCGGATTCTGGATCGACTCAGGGGAGGTAA
- the rho gene encoding transcription termination factor Rho: MGKRRKGGSGRGGRGKGGYGDGGGYGGGGGYGGGRRGGMNGRSGGYHRRYRSPDLAPPPLPPDMGEPLPDGPDAGPIELEAGSGVLELHPNGYGFLRTITNNLSRERSDPFVPGTMIEKFRLREGVLVSGMVQAGRRQQGPRLKEIMDVDGMKPEDYPNVKSFDQLTPINPESWLQLETGQQPITTRVIDLLTPIGKGQRALIVAPPRTGKTILLQQVSQAISENYPEMHLIMLLIDERPEEVTDMRRNVRGDVIASSLDRDVESHVRLAQLAVERAKRLAEMGKDVFLLMDSITRMARAFNKVTRGDRTATGGLDIRALDIPKKLFATARVFEEGGSLTIMATALIDTGSRMDEAIFQEFKGTGNMELVLDRKLADRRVWPSLDISQSGTRREEKLLDPDTLHAVTMLRRTLSNMHHVDAMEQLTKQLAKFKTNREFISLIAGAKAGVD; this comes from the coding sequence ATGGGAAAAAGGCGTAAAGGAGGCAGCGGCCGAGGTGGCCGTGGCAAAGGTGGGTATGGAGACGGGGGCGGATACGGGGGCGGTGGCGGCTATGGCGGTGGACGCCGTGGCGGCATGAACGGTCGGTCTGGAGGTTATCACCGGCGCTATCGTTCGCCCGATCTGGCACCTCCTCCTTTGCCGCCCGATATGGGTGAGCCACTGCCGGACGGTCCGGACGCAGGGCCAATCGAATTGGAAGCGGGCAGCGGAGTGCTGGAATTGCACCCCAACGGCTATGGGTTTCTGCGCACCATAACCAACAATCTTTCGCGTGAGCGCAGCGACCCCTTTGTGCCCGGAACGATGATCGAAAAGTTTCGGCTCCGCGAGGGCGTGCTTGTCAGCGGTATGGTTCAAGCCGGCCGGCGACAGCAAGGCCCGCGGTTGAAGGAAATCATGGACGTCGACGGCATGAAGCCCGAAGACTATCCCAATGTGAAATCGTTTGATCAATTGACTCCAATCAATCCCGAAAGCTGGTTACAGCTCGAAACCGGGCAGCAGCCGATTACCACACGAGTGATCGACTTGCTCACGCCAATCGGCAAGGGGCAGCGAGCGCTGATTGTGGCCCCACCGCGCACCGGCAAGACGATTTTGCTCCAGCAAGTGAGCCAAGCGATCTCGGAAAACTATCCTGAGATGCATTTGATCATGCTGCTCATCGACGAGCGCCCAGAAGAAGTGACGGATATGCGGCGTAATGTCCGCGGAGATGTAATCGCCAGCAGCCTGGATCGAGACGTCGAAAGCCACGTACGATTGGCCCAACTGGCCGTCGAGCGCGCCAAGCGGTTGGCGGAAATGGGCAAAGATGTGTTCTTGCTGATGGACTCGATTACCCGCATGGCACGGGCGTTCAACAAGGTCACCCGCGGCGATCGCACGGCGACCGGCGGCCTCGACATTCGAGCGCTCGATATCCCCAAGAAGCTGTTTGCCACGGCTCGCGTCTTCGAGGAAGGGGGGTCGCTCACGATTATGGCGACCGCACTAATCGATACCGGCAGCCGCATGGACGAGGCGATTTTCCAGGAGTTCAAAGGGACCGGTAACATGGAACTGGTGCTCGATCGCAAGCTGGCCGACCGTCGAGTGTGGCCGTCGCTGGACATTTCGCAGTCGGGTACGCGGCGCGAAGAAAAGCTGCTCGACCCTGACACGCTGCACGCCGTCACGATGCTACGGCGGACGCTGTCGAACATGCATCATGTGGATGCGATGGAGCAGCTTACCAAGCAGCTTGCGAAGTTTAAAACAAACCGCGAATTTATCTCGTTAATCGCCGGTGCGAAGGCGGGGGTGGACTAA